The region AAAGCTAGCAAGCTGAGTAGGAATAGAACTGCCAACGAACGATGCTTCCGCCTACGCATCCCCCACATGGCGAAACAGGCTAGCAGTGACACTGGGGCGAGTCAAACGGGGCTAAAGTGCAGCGGCGACCCGGAACCCGTAATCGGCGTACTGGAAGTGCGGCGGGATGCTGGAGCGGGCGGCGCAGCGCGCCACCTTCACATGGTGGCGCCAGGAACCTCCGCGTGAGGCCCGGCGGGCGCCTTCTGCCGGCCCCTGCGGATCGCGCTCCGGAGACGCCGCGTAATACTCGGGGTCGAACCAGTCGCTGCACCACTCGTGGACGTTGTCGCAGATGTCGTGGAGCCCGAAATCGCTGGGCGCCTGGCGGCCGACCGGCTCCGGGCCACGCAGCCAGCGCTCGGCATAGCCAGGACGGCTTTGCGGCGGTTCGTCCCCCCAGGGATACAGTGCGCCCTCGCGGCCGCCGCGAGCGGCGCGCTCCCACTCGGCCTCGGTCGGCAGCCGATAGCGCCGCCCCGCACAGTGCGTCAGCCATT is a window of Terriglobales bacterium DNA encoding:
- a CDS encoding SUMF1/EgtB/PvdO family nonheme iron enzyme, with the protein product MPTTSPLFLQPKLAQVPAGWFLMGSDAGQENERPVHRVWVSAFELAARQVTNLEFSRYLEATGAQPPVHWKDPQFSHPQQPVVAVSWFEAAAYCEWLTHCAGRRYRLPTEAEWERAARGGREGALYPWGDEPPQSRPGYAERWLRGPEPVGRQAPSDFGLHDICDNVHEWCSDWFDPEYYAASPERDPQGPAEGARRASRGGSWRHHVKVARCAARSSIPPHFQYADYGFRVAAAL